One part of the Moorena sp. SIOASIH genome encodes these proteins:
- the gap gene encoding type I glyceraldehyde-3-phosphate dehydrogenase, which translates to MATVKVGINGFGRIGRLVFRAALNYPEIEVLGINDLVPPQTIAYLLKYDSTHGRFKGTVEAEADGIVVNGKKIPCVSIKNPEELPWTKLGVEYVVESTGLFTTYDGASKHLEAGAKRVVISAPTKNPDLVPTLLMGVNHDTYDPGKDTIVSNASCTTNCLAPIAKVINDNFGLAEGLMTTVHAMTATQPTVDGPSKKDFRGGRSAAQNIIPASTGAAKAVTLVLPELKGKLTGMALRVPTPDVSVVDLTFRTQKATSYPEICAAMKAASVGAMKGILGYTEEPVVSTDFQGDPHSSIFDAGAGMELNSNFFKVVSWYDNEWGYSNRMIDLMLSMAAQG; encoded by the coding sequence ATGGCAACTGTCAAAGTGGGTATCAATGGATTTGGTCGTATCGGACGACTCGTATTCCGTGCTGCCCTCAACTACCCAGAAATCGAGGTGCTGGGCATTAATGACCTAGTTCCACCACAGACTATTGCTTATTTACTCAAATACGACTCAACCCATGGTCGTTTCAAGGGTACCGTAGAAGCTGAAGCTGATGGAATTGTGGTCAATGGTAAGAAAATCCCCTGTGTCTCAATTAAAAACCCAGAGGAGCTGCCTTGGACGAAACTCGGTGTGGAATATGTAGTAGAATCTACTGGTCTATTTACCACCTATGATGGGGCATCTAAGCATTTAGAAGCGGGAGCGAAGCGGGTGGTAATCTCTGCTCCTACTAAAAACCCTGATTTGGTTCCCACCCTGTTGATGGGTGTCAATCACGATACCTATGACCCTGGTAAAGATACTATCGTTTCCAATGCCAGTTGCACAACTAACTGTCTTGCTCCCATTGCTAAAGTGATTAATGACAATTTTGGGCTAGCGGAAGGGTTAATGACTACCGTCCATGCCATGACTGCTACCCAGCCAACCGTAGATGGTCCAAGTAAGAAAGACTTTCGGGGGGGGCGAAGTGCTGCTCAGAACATTATCCCCGCTTCTACGGGTGCGGCCAAAGCTGTCACGCTAGTGTTACCGGAACTGAAAGGTAAACTCACGGGGATGGCATTACGGGTACCAACACCGGATGTATCAGTGGTAGATTTGACCTTCAGGACTCAAAAGGCAACCAGCTACCCAGAGATTTGTGCAGCAATGAAGGCAGCTTCAGTTGGGGCGATGAAAGGAATTTTGGGCTATACAGAGGAGCCAGTGGTGTCCACCGATTTTCAAGGGGACCCTCATTCAAGCATTTTCGATGCTGGAGCCGGAATGGAACTTAATTCTAATTTCTTTAAAGTTGTCTCTTGGTACGACAATGAGTGGGGCTACTCTAACCGCATGATTGACCTGATGTTATCTATGGCAGCTCAAGGTTAG